The genomic interval TCTGCTGGACTGGGGTGCGGCTGGCGCCCGCTCCGCCGCCGCGGCGGCGGGCGGCCGCGAGAGCCGACGGGCCCGCCCGCGGGGGAACACCCCGCAGAACCGTCAAGGCCCGCCCGGAACCGCCCGATGAGAGGGACGACCGCTCCCCGGATTCTCCATGTTCAACAACCACCGCCTCCTCGCCCGCGTCGCTCCCGCCTGCCTCGCCGCCGCCGTTGCCGCAGGCCTCACCGGCTGCGCCTCCAGCGGCGACAAGAAGAACCAGCACGAGCGTTGGGTCGCCGACGCCAACGCGGGCTGGAACAACATCCGCAGCCACGCGCTGCTGGAGACCGCGACCAAGGAGTTCCAGAACGGCCGGCTGGACCTCGCCGAGCGGACCGTCGGCGACGCCGCGAAGAAGGATCCGACCAACCCGGAGCTGTTCCTGCTCGCGGGGCGGGTCGCCCTGGAGAAGGGCGAGCTGGAGAAGGCCCACGCGATCTTCGCGAAGTCGATCGTGCTCGCCGAAGCCCGCAAGCAGGTCACCAGCGACGCGTACTACTACCAGGGCGTGATCCTGCAGCGGTGGCAGCGCCTCGACGAGGCGCTGGAGCGATACACCGCCGCCCACCGCATCGAGCCGGACAACCCCGGCCGCCTGCTCGCGATGACCGAAACGCTCGTTGCCCTGGGCCGCCTCGACGACGCCAAGGCCGAGCTGACCCAACGCCTCGCCTACTTCGACCAGAACCCCGCGCTGCGGGTGACGCTGGCCCACATCGCGAAGATGCAGGGCGAGTCGGCGGAGGCGCTGTCCTGGTTCAAGGAGGCCGCCATCCTCGCCCCCGACGACATGATCGTCCGGGAGCAGCTGGCCGACGCCCACCTCGCCGCCGGCAACATCGACGACGCGTGCGTCGCGATGCGTCGGCTCGTGGCGGACCCCGGCTACGCGGAGCGCGACGACCTGATCCGCCGCCTCGCCGCGGCGGAGCTAGAGGGGGGGCGGGTCGACGACGCCCGGCAGCTCTACATCGACCTCACCGCCCAGAACCCCGGCAACGTCGGCGACTGGACGGAGCTCGCGCG from Phycisphaera mikurensis NBRC 102666 carries:
- a CDS encoding tetratricopeptide repeat protein, with translation MFNNHRLLARVAPACLAAAVAAGLTGCASSGDKKNQHERWVADANAGWNNIRSHALLETATKEFQNGRLDLAERTVGDAAKKDPTNPELFLLAGRVALEKGELEKAHAIFAKSIVLAEARKQVTSDAYYYQGVILQRWQRLDEALERYTAAHRIEPDNPGRLLAMTETLVALGRLDDAKAELTQRLAYFDQNPALRVTLAHIAKMQGESAEALSWFKEAAILAPDDMIVREQLADAHLAAGNIDDACVAMRRLVADPGYAERDDLIRRLAAAELEGGRVDDARQLYIDLTAQNPGNVGDWTELARLSWRMKDQGGTLIAANRIMELAPNEANGYLMAGLVWQRRGRHADALNLFDRAADLDPLDPTPVVMRGLCLQKTGQWAAAREAYAEALRRQPGDSRVARLLAAAERAAGPAPLAAVETN